In a genomic window of Theropithecus gelada isolate Dixy chromosome 15, Tgel_1.0, whole genome shotgun sequence:
- the LCN8 gene encoding epididymal-specific lipocalin-8 isoform X2, producing MEARLPCTILGVLVVLWAQVAAAMVELDRQKIGGFWREVGVASYQSLVLMAPKRVEGLFLTLNGSNLTVKVAYNSSGSCEIEKIVGSEIDTMGKFAFPGHREIHVLDTDYEGYAILRVSLMWRGRSFHVLKYFTRSLEDEDRLGFWRFRELTADTGLYLAARPGRCAELLKEELI from the exons ATGGAGGCCAGGCTGCCGTGCACCATCCTGGGTGTCCTCGTGGTGCTCTGGGCGCAGGTGGCAGCAGCCATGGTGGAGCTGGACCGGCAGAAG ATTGGAGGATTCTGGCGGGAAGTCGGTGTGGCCTCCTATCAAAGTCTGGTGCTGATGGCCCCAAAGCGGGTGGAGGGCTTGTTCCTCACTTTGAACGGGAGTAACCTGACCGTGAAGGTCGCATATAACAG CTCAGGAAGCTGTGAGATAGAGAAGATTGTGGGCTCAGAAATAGACACTATGGGAAAATTTGCTTTTCCTG GCCACAGAGAGATCCACGTGCTGGACACCGACTACGAGGGCTATGCCATCCTGCGGGTGTCCCTGATGTGGCGGGGCAGGAGCTTTCACGTCCTCAAGTACTTCA CTCGGAGCCTGGAGGATGAGGACCGGCTGGGGTTCTGGAGGTTTCGGGAGCTGACGGCAGACACTGGTCTCTACCTGGCGGCCCGGCCTG GGCGGTGTGCCGAGCTTCTGAAGGAG GAGCTGATTTAA
- the LCN8 gene encoding epididymal-specific lipocalin-8 isoform X1 — translation MEARLPCTILGVLVVLWAQVAAAMVELDRQKIGGFWREVGVASYQSLVLMAPKRVEGLFLTLNGSNLTVKVAYNSSGSCEIEKIVGSEIDTMGKFAFPGHREIHVLDTDYEGYAILRVSLMWRGRSFHVLKYFSKLGLGGLCPAAACPGTAHPAPLCPTARSLEDEDRLGFWRFRELTADTGLYLAARPGEPRVLGVEAGLGPVGWLCSASRWPYHAGRCAELLKEVSLTPDPGLH, via the exons ATGGAGGCCAGGCTGCCGTGCACCATCCTGGGTGTCCTCGTGGTGCTCTGGGCGCAGGTGGCAGCAGCCATGGTGGAGCTGGACCGGCAGAAG ATTGGAGGATTCTGGCGGGAAGTCGGTGTGGCCTCCTATCAAAGTCTGGTGCTGATGGCCCCAAAGCGGGTGGAGGGCTTGTTCCTCACTTTGAACGGGAGTAACCTGACCGTGAAGGTCGCATATAACAG CTCAGGAAGCTGTGAGATAGAGAAGATTGTGGGCTCAGAAATAGACACTATGGGAAAATTTGCTTTTCCTG GCCACAGAGAGATCCACGTGCTGGACACCGACTACGAGGGCTATGCCATCCTGCGGGTGTCCCTGATGTGGCGGGGCAGGAGCTTTCACGTCCTCAAGTACTTCAGTAAGCTTGGCCTTGGGGGGCTCTGCCCAGCTGCCGCCTGCCCAGGGACTGCCCACCCAGCCCCCCTGTGCCCCACAGCTCGGAGCCTGGAGGATGAGGACCGGCTGGGGTTCTGGAGGTTTCGGGAGCTGACGGCAGACACTGGTCTCTACCTGGCGGCCCGGCCTGGTGAGCCCAGGGTCCTTGGggtggaggctgggctgggccctGTGGGTTGGCTCTGCAGCGCCTCACGCTGGCCTTATCACGCAGGGCGGTGTGCCGAGCTTCTGAAGGAGGTGAGCCTGACCCCCGACCCTGGCCTGCACTGA